A single genomic interval of Malania oleifera isolate guangnan ecotype guangnan chromosome 13, ASM2987363v1, whole genome shotgun sequence harbors:
- the LOC131146368 gene encoding uncharacterized protein LOC131146368 isoform X1 translates to MSASIRSDSDRPFDIQELLQIRARCKELGKEKDMLKESQSQSLELIRRLEVHVKTLSEACSEDDKQIQELERELRNCSQEIGNFLQDQLSSKNTELNFLEKHAHSLELKLAGIENLQKMVGRLQEELRKSNLERLFLMQELDCKEVQLQKSTLYIEKLEESISSVALESQCEIESMKLDLISSEQGCFEANKFKEEIIEENTQWNYLIQELEVQLQEAQSVIESLDKENKELREKLEASEMYARAFCQKIEEHLEEWLEDKDELQFDSQPSFGEKGTKLIASEEIRTCGKVLGPLLSKLTMVVAASHEILKGEMELISHQTYGYELLVKQLKEELREEKLKAKDEAEDLAQEMAELRYQITGLLEQECKRRACIEQASLLRIAELEAQIQNERTKSLNAAKHLHEAQGSLKEDYRNISHE, encoded by the exons ATGTCTGCTAGCATCAGGAGTGACAGTGACAGGCCTTTTGACATTCAAGAACTCTTACAAATTAGGGCAAGGTGTAAAGAG CTAGGGAAAGAAAAAGACATGTTGAAGGAGTCTCAGTCCCAAAGCCTTGAGCTGATCAGA AGGCTAGAAGTACATGTGAAGACATTATCTGAGGCCTGCTCTGAAGATGATAAACAGATCCAGGAATTGGAAAGAGAGCTCAGGAACTGCTCTCAAGAGATAGGTA ATTTTTTGCAGGATCAACTCAGTTCGAAGAATACAGAGTTAAACTTTCTAGAAAAGCATGCGCACAGCCTAGAGTTGAAACTAGCAGGGATAGAAAATCTGCAGAAGATGGTTGGCAGGTTGCAGGAGGAATTGAGGAAGTCCAATTTGGAACGGCTATTCTTGATGCAAGAATTAGATTGCAAAGAAGTACAATTACAAAAGTCAACTTTGTACATTGAGAAACTGGAGGAGTCAATTTCATCTGTAGCATTAGAATCACAATGTGAAATTGAAAGCATGAAGCTTGACTTGATTTCCTCGGAGCAGGGATGCTTTGAAGCTAATAAATTTAAGGAAGAAATTATTGAAGAAAACACTCAGTGGAATTACTTGATTCAAGAACTGGAAGTTCAGTTGCAGGAAGCTCAGTCTGTTATTGAAAGCTTAGACAAAGAAAATAAAGAACTAAGAGAGAAGCTTGAAGCATCTGAAATGTATGCCAGGGCATTTTGTCAAAAAATTGAAGAACACTTGGAAGAATGGCTGGAAGACAAGGATGAATTGCAATTTGATTCTCAGCCTTCATTTGGTGAAAAAGGGACCAAGCTTATTGCATCAGAAGAAATAAG GACTTGTGGCAAAGTTTTGGGCCCACTTCTTTCAAAATTGACGATGGTAGTAGCAGCATCGCATGAAATTTTGAAGGGCGAAATGGAGCTGATATCACATCAGACGTACGGATATGAACTTCTGGTGAAGCAACTTAAG GAAGAATTGAGGGAGGAAAAGCTAAAGGCGAAGGATGAGGCGGAGGACCTAGCTCAAGAAATGGCCGAGTTACGATACCAAATTACAGGTTTGCTCGAGCAAGAATGTAAACGACGTGCTTGCATTGAACAGGCATCTTTACTGAGAATAGCTGAGTTAGAGGCACAG ATTCAAAATGAACGAACGAAATCACTCAATGCTGCCAAGCACTTGCATGAAGCACAAGGGTCACTCAAAGAGGATTATAGAAATATATCACATGAATAG
- the LOC131146368 gene encoding uncharacterized protein LOC131146368 isoform X2: MSASIRSDSDRPFDIQELLQIRARCKELGKEKDMLKESQSQSLELIRRLEVHVKTLSEACSEDDKQIQELERELRNCSQEIDFLQDQLSSKNTELNFLEKHAHSLELKLAGIENLQKMVGRLQEELRKSNLERLFLMQELDCKEVQLQKSTLYIEKLEESISSVALESQCEIESMKLDLISSEQGCFEANKFKEEIIEENTQWNYLIQELEVQLQEAQSVIESLDKENKELREKLEASEMYARAFCQKIEEHLEEWLEDKDELQFDSQPSFGEKGTKLIASEEIRTCGKVLGPLLSKLTMVVAASHEILKGEMELISHQTYGYELLVKQLKEELREEKLKAKDEAEDLAQEMAELRYQITGLLEQECKRRACIEQASLLRIAELEAQIQNERTKSLNAAKHLHEAQGSLKEDYRNISHE, translated from the exons ATGTCTGCTAGCATCAGGAGTGACAGTGACAGGCCTTTTGACATTCAAGAACTCTTACAAATTAGGGCAAGGTGTAAAGAG CTAGGGAAAGAAAAAGACATGTTGAAGGAGTCTCAGTCCCAAAGCCTTGAGCTGATCAGA AGGCTAGAAGTACATGTGAAGACATTATCTGAGGCCTGCTCTGAAGATGATAAACAGATCCAGGAATTGGAAAGAGAGCTCAGGAACTGCTCTCAAGAGATAG ATTTTTTGCAGGATCAACTCAGTTCGAAGAATACAGAGTTAAACTTTCTAGAAAAGCATGCGCACAGCCTAGAGTTGAAACTAGCAGGGATAGAAAATCTGCAGAAGATGGTTGGCAGGTTGCAGGAGGAATTGAGGAAGTCCAATTTGGAACGGCTATTCTTGATGCAAGAATTAGATTGCAAAGAAGTACAATTACAAAAGTCAACTTTGTACATTGAGAAACTGGAGGAGTCAATTTCATCTGTAGCATTAGAATCACAATGTGAAATTGAAAGCATGAAGCTTGACTTGATTTCCTCGGAGCAGGGATGCTTTGAAGCTAATAAATTTAAGGAAGAAATTATTGAAGAAAACACTCAGTGGAATTACTTGATTCAAGAACTGGAAGTTCAGTTGCAGGAAGCTCAGTCTGTTATTGAAAGCTTAGACAAAGAAAATAAAGAACTAAGAGAGAAGCTTGAAGCATCTGAAATGTATGCCAGGGCATTTTGTCAAAAAATTGAAGAACACTTGGAAGAATGGCTGGAAGACAAGGATGAATTGCAATTTGATTCTCAGCCTTCATTTGGTGAAAAAGGGACCAAGCTTATTGCATCAGAAGAAATAAG GACTTGTGGCAAAGTTTTGGGCCCACTTCTTTCAAAATTGACGATGGTAGTAGCAGCATCGCATGAAATTTTGAAGGGCGAAATGGAGCTGATATCACATCAGACGTACGGATATGAACTTCTGGTGAAGCAACTTAAG GAAGAATTGAGGGAGGAAAAGCTAAAGGCGAAGGATGAGGCGGAGGACCTAGCTCAAGAAATGGCCGAGTTACGATACCAAATTACAGGTTTGCTCGAGCAAGAATGTAAACGACGTGCTTGCATTGAACAGGCATCTTTACTGAGAATAGCTGAGTTAGAGGCACAG ATTCAAAATGAACGAACGAAATCACTCAATGCTGCCAAGCACTTGCATGAAGCACAAGGGTCACTCAAAGAGGATTATAGAAATATATCACATGAATAG